In the Rhea pennata isolate bPtePen1 chromosome 25, bPtePen1.pri, whole genome shotgun sequence genome, one interval contains:
- the SMPD2 gene encoding sphingomyelin phosphodiesterase 2, whose translation MEEDPTLQLRVFDLNCWAIRYLSKRLQERLQLIGDTLCQESFDLVLLQEVWSEQDYSVLKEKLGGCYPFSHYFRRGVIGSGLCVFSRFPILDTFLYQYSLNGYPYMLQHGDWFCGKSVGLVVIKISEIVFNIYVTHLHAEYCREKDAYLPHRVVQAWELAQFIRHTSAAADVLLLGGDLNTHPEDVGIRLLRGWTGLRDAFAEAKGFEGCEDGCTLVPRNCFAAKTELQPFPLGVRIDYVLYKATSDFVVKCKELRTTTGTAPGKDIPYSDHEAVMATLHVRRRDGAPGPARGAAGPALADVVNEASAEVRAGLHAARRRRSSSARTAALALLLLLLLLQAAAGLGTLAGWAAARPFPALASCLLALLAGGGLLLAAGLYLFHTVEVRMLQGAEEEMRLALHRCLGAAGAGAGARGRLSL comes from the exons ATGGAGGAGGATCCCACGCTGCAGCTCCGTGTCTTCGACCTCAACTGCTG GGCGATCCGCTACCTGAGCAAGCGGCTGCAGGAGCGCCTGCAGCTCATCGGGGACACCCTGTGCCAGGAGAGCTTCGACCTGGTGCTCCTCCAGGAG GTGTGGAGCGAGCAGGATTACAGTGTCCTGAAGGAGAAGTTGGGAGGCTGCTACCCCTTCTCCCATTACTTCAGGAG AGGGGTGATCGGCAGCGGCCTATGCGTCTTCTCCAGGTTCCCCATCCTGGACACGTTCCTCTACCAGTACTCTCTGAACGGCTACCCCTACATG CTCCAGCATGGAGACTGGTTCTGCGGCAAATCCGTAGGGCTCGTCGTTATTAAGATCTCTGAGATAGTCTTCAACATCTACGTGACCCAC CTGCACGCCGAGTACTGCCGGGAGAAGGATGCCTACCTGCCGCACCGCGTGGTGCAGGCCTGGGAGCTGGCGCAGTTCATCCG GCACACCTCCGCGGCGGCCGACGTGCTGCTCCTGGGAGGGGACCTGAACACGCACCCCGAAGACGTGGGCATCCGGCTGCTGCGCGGCTGGACGGGGCTGCGCGACGCCTTCGCCGAAGCCAAGGGCTTCGAG GGCTGCGAAGACGGCTGCACCCTGGTGCCGCGCAACTGCTTCGCCGCCAAGACGGAGCTGCAGCCCTTCCCGCTGGGCGTCCGCATCGACTACGTCCTCTACAAG GCCACCTCCGATTTTGTGGTGAAGTGCAAGGAGCTGAGGACCACGACGGGGACGGCGCCGGGCAAGGACATCCCCTACTCGGACCACGAGGCCGTGATGGCGACGCTGCACGTGCGGAGGCGGgacggggccccggggccggcccgcggcgctgccg GGCCGGCCCTGGCCGACGTGGTGAACGAAGCGAGCGCCGAGGTGCGCGCGGGGCTGcacgcggcgcggcgccggcgctccTCCTCGGCCCGGACGGCCgcgctggctctgctgctgctgctgctgctgctgcaggcggCCGCGGGCCTGGGCACGCTGGCGGGCTgggccgccgcgcggccctTCCCCGCGCTCGCCTCCTGCCTGCTGGCCTTGCTCGCCGGCGGCGGGCTGCTGCTCGCCGCCGGCCTCTACCTCTTCCACACCGTGGAGGTGAGGATGCTGCAGGGCGCCGAGGAGGAGATGCGGCTGGCGCTGCACCGGTGCCTgggcgccgccggagccggagccggagcccgCGGCCGCCTCTCCCTGTAG